One window of the Bacteroidota bacterium genome contains the following:
- a CDS encoding radical SAM protein yields MINWDNSNRLYKIYYRFRPYTFFILKRIQKGVSIFSIIRTQFPFILPDASIPPSIALEFSGFCDIKCKYCNNHYKKREKGFLNESILNKIINDFGGHKVELVAVGGGEPTLNPSFEALSFKLAKVTKYLCITTNGQWPDTKIADILLNCSYSQIDISLDSGGKEMYEYSREKASYDRVISNINYLIKKKKELKSKTLIVIRLMIRPSQSNSFKSEIKYWRKKVDLVLPQYIIKTDISDYSEDVYIPINFINNSTRRCTIPFKNLSIRWNGDIPVCSYADNRYPEQLIIGNINNDNIFNIWNSQSFINLRNAHRKRSYNNIFFCNQCFGV; encoded by the coding sequence ATGATAAACTGGGATAATTCAAATAGGCTATATAAGATTTATTACAGATTTCGTCCTTATACATTTTTTATTTTAAAAAGAATTCAGAAGGGAGTATCTATTTTTTCAATAATAAGGACACAATTTCCTTTTATTTTACCTGATGCATCTATACCACCATCAATAGCCCTGGAGTTTTCAGGTTTTTGTGATATCAAATGTAAATATTGCAATAATCACTATAAGAAACGTGAAAAAGGCTTTCTAAATGAATCCATTTTAAATAAAATAATCAATGATTTTGGTGGTCATAAGGTTGAGTTAGTCGCTGTAGGAGGTGGTGAGCCAACTCTTAATCCATCTTTTGAAGCATTATCATTCAAACTGGCAAAGGTTACTAAATATTTATGCATTACAACAAATGGTCAGTGGCCTGACACTAAAATAGCTGACATACTTTTGAATTGTTCATATTCTCAAATAGATATTTCCCTGGATTCAGGAGGTAAAGAAATGTATGAATATTCCAGAGAAAAGGCATCTTATGACAGAGTAATTAGTAATATAAATTATCTGATAAAAAAGAAAAAAGAATTAAAATCAAAAACATTAATAGTAATTAGATTAATGATTAGACCATCTCAATCAAATTCATTTAAATCAGAAATAAAGTATTGGAGAAAAAAAGTGGATTTAGTTTTACCTCAGTATATAATTAAAACAGATATTTCAGACTATTCTGAAGATGTATACATACCTATTAACTTTATAAACAATTCGACACGTAGATGTACTATCCCTTTTAAAAATTTAAGCATTCGATGGAATGGGGATATACCAGTATGTTCCTATGCTGATAATCGATATCCTGAGCAATTAATAATTGGAAATATAAATAATGACAATATTTTTAATATATGGAATTCTCAATCATTCATTAATCTTAGAAATGCTCATAGG
- a CDS encoding DUF86 domain-containing protein, whose amino-acid sequence MTEESKKYLSDIIRAIELIEQFSTSTASFQEYLMDLKTQSAIERQLSIIGEAVNKFDKLQPESTLENARKIVGFRNRLIHTYDAVDPSMIWAILVKHLPPLKEEVLQKIK is encoded by the coding sequence ATGACGGAAGAAAGCAAAAAGTACTTGTCTGATATTATTCGAGCAATTGAACTCATTGAGCAGTTTTCAACATCAACTGCGAGTTTCCAGGAATACTTAATGGATCTTAAAACTCAAAGTGCTATTGAACGACAACTGAGCATCATTGGTGAGGCTGTTAATAAATTTGACAAACTTCAACCAGAATCAACACTTGAGAATGCCAGAAAAATTGTCGGGTTTCGAAACCGCCTGATACACACTTATGATGCGGTTGATCCGTCAATGATCTGGGCAATTCTTGTGAAACACCTGCCGCCTTTAAAGGAAGAGGTTCTTCAGAAGATAAAATAA
- a CDS encoding nucleotidyltransferase domain-containing protein, whose amino-acid sequence MFIKEEISDNVKDFQNLCKAHRVKYLYAFGSSVTTRFDKEHSDIDLLVDIDTPDPVERGEALISLWDTFERFFKRKVDLLTESSIHNPYLRRSIDSTKVLIYDGRKQKVLV is encoded by the coding sequence ATGTTTATAAAAGAAGAAATATCGGATAATGTAAAGGATTTTCAAAATTTATGTAAGGCACATAGGGTCAAATATCTTTATGCATTTGGTTCGTCTGTCACAACGAGATTTGATAAGGAACATAGCGATATAGATTTGCTCGTAGATATTGATACACCCGACCCTGTTGAAAGAGGGGAGGCACTTATCTCATTATGGGATACATTTGAGAGGTTCTTTAAAAGAAAAGTGGATTTACTTACTGAATCATCTATTCACAATCCCTACTTACGGCGTAGCATTGATTCGACAAAAGTTTTAATTTATGACGGAAGAAAGCAAAAAGTACTTGTCTGA